From uncultured Pseudodesulfovibrio sp.:
ATACACCTCTTCAGGATTCCGACACTTCCAAGAATTATCGCAAGAATTATCCCGACAAAATGGCACAGCGTTCGCCTTTTGTTGGTGTGGGAACACACGTTGCAAGCGATACGTTTTTTCATGGCCCCACCTTGTCCAAGGAAGCCCAGTATGTCTGTGATGTCAACGGAGCAGGCACCTACGTAATAACGGAAATGGAAGGTGTCGCTGTGGGCTACGTTATCACGAAGTTCGGGCATGGCGATCGAGTGTTGAGCCTGCGTACGGCAGTGAATTTCGATCAGGGCAATCCCAACGAGACCACGCTGGAACACCTCGATCCTGCACCAGGCAACTACCCCGGCGGTTTCTCCACCGGTATCAGGAATGCCTATGTCGTTGGTTCCCGTTTTGTGAATGAAGTCATTGCACATTGGAACGAATGGAAGGATGGCGTCCCCGCCCAATAACCACCTTATTCCGAAGAATAAATACAAAGAGGTCAACACCATGTGTTGGCCTCTTTTTTATAAATGTTGAATCTTGGAAGGGCGAGCTCTGGCTTAACTCTTGAATACTATGCTCAAAGTTGCATGTGTAACATCTGAAATATTTGGTTTTTTATTCTCTGGTTAACAGAGAATTAATTGTATTTGATTGATTAGCTTATTGTTCTATAGATGAATGCCAAAGTTTTTAATAAATTAAGCACCGAGGATTTTTCATGAAAATTATTATCTTAATTCCACCATCTGAGGGTAAGGCTGATGGAGGAAATGATAAATCTTTGAAGTCTGTATCAGGTGTTGTTGCTGACTTAATTGGAGCGATTAAAGAAGCTGATCCTAAAAAGTTATATGGGCTTAAGGAAAAGGCTCTTGAGAAAGCAATTACTGTAAATAAGGAAGTCTTAAGCTCAAAAACAATGCCAGCAATTGAACGGTATACAGGGGTTGTTTATGACGCAATTGATTATCAAACTTTGAAAAATAAATCTGACTTTGATAAAAAAGTGTTCATTGTATCAGGGTTATTTGGTCTTGTTCGTCCTACTGATTTGATTCCCAATTATCGTTTGAAGATTGATAAATTAAAGGCCGCCAAGGTATGGTTGAATTCTAATTCAGAGCAATTAAAAGAAAAGTTTGTCATTGATTTGTTACCGCAAGCACACAAGAAAGCTGTGAAATATGAAAATGGGATTGAGGTTGAATTTGTCCTAAAAAAAGCAGGGAAAAAGATGCCGGCAGGTCACCAAGGAAAGCATATTAAAGGTCGATTTGTCAGGTGGCTTATTGAGAATAATATCAATGACCAAAAGTATTTTAAAGATTTTAAGGAAGAGGGCTATAAGTGGACAGGTGAAGTCTTTTTAAAGAAAGTCTAATTATTTACAAAACTGGCCGATCCTTTCTCCGTTTATGGCCGGTACGAAAAAAGGGCTAACGATTTCTCGTTAACCCTTTGATTTCTCATGGTGCGCCAGGGAGGATTCGAACCCCCGGCCGTCGGCTTAGAAGGCCGATGCTCTATCCAACTGAGCTACTGGCGCACGGGGATACTTGATAATAGAGGGAGTGGCAGAAGGTCAAGGATATTGTGAAGGTCTGTTATTCACCGATAATCTTGACCAGAACACGCTTTCTGCG
This genomic window contains:
- the yaaA gene encoding peroxide stress protein YaaA, producing MKIIILIPPSEGKADGGNDKSLKSVSGVVADLIGAIKEADPKKLYGLKEKALEKAITVNKEVLSSKTMPAIERYTGVVYDAIDYQTLKNKSDFDKKVFIVSGLFGLVRPTDLIPNYRLKIDKLKAAKVWLNSNSEQLKEKFVIDLLPQAHKKAVKYENGIEVEFVLKKAGKKMPAGHQGKHIKGRFVRWLIENNINDQKYFKDFKEEGYKWTGEVFLKKV